The genomic region TCGCGCGGACGCTGCGCGGCGGGCGATGACCCCGCGGCTCAGTCCACCAGCAGCTCGGGGCGCGCGCCGAGGAGGGCGGCGCCGCGGGCCACCGCGGTCTGCGGGTCGTCCTCGGCCAGGCAGGGGCGCGGGAAGGCGGCGGCCGCCGCGGCGCGGACCTGGGGCACGAAGGTGGTGCCGCCGATGAGGAGCATCGCGCCGAGGTCCCCCGGCCCGAGCCCGGCGTCGCGCACCGTGGCGGCGGCGCAGGCGACGGCGCGCTGCACCAGCTCGGCCCAGTGCGGCCGCAGGTGCTCCCGGTGGATGAGGACGTCGAGGTGCGGCTCGCGGCCGCTGAAGGCGTCCTTGAGGACGTAGCGCGCCTCGGGCGAGGACGAGAGCAGCCGCTTCACCTGCTCGCACTGCCGCTGGATCCGGCTGCGCAGGATGACGTCCCGCTCCACCTCGACGTTGCGGGTGCGCCAGATCCCGCTCGCGATCCAGCGCGCGAAGGCCACGTCGAAGTCCTCGCCGCCGAGGCAGTCGTCGCCGCCCGAGGAGAGCACCTTCAGCCGGCCGTCCTCCTTGCGGACCACGGTCGCGTCGAAGGTGCCGCCGCCGAAGTCGAAGACCAGCACCGGGGCGTCGCCCCAGCCCGGCCCGGCGAAGCCGCGCGACACCGCGC from Anaeromyxobacter paludicola harbors:
- a CDS encoding Hsp70 family protein, which encodes MSSPSGIVLGIDLGTTFSTAAALVDGKLHFALDGRGEACIPSVVHFPKAGPPIVGAEADRLRASDPQYTVFGIKRIIGHAADSPGARLLDACAGFRIRAQGPQGAGEAAVEVRGRLWPASEVAALLLRHLRERAEARFGRQIGGAVLTVPVTATPEVKDAMRRCGRAAGLEVLRVVSEPCAGAVSRGFAGPGWGDAPVLVFDFGGGTFDATVVRKEDGRLKVLSSGGDDCLGGEDFDVAFARWIASGIWRTRNVEVERDVILRSRIQRQCEQVKRLLSSSPEARYVLKDAFSGREPHLDVLIHREHLRPHWAELVQRAVACAAATVRDAGLGPGDLGAMLLIGGTTFVPQVRAAAAAAFPRPCLAEDDPQTAVARGAALLGARPELLVD